In the Ruminococcus sp. OA3 genome, one interval contains:
- the ilvC gene encoding ketol-acid reductoisomerase has protein sequence MAARIYYQEDCNLSLLEGKKIAVIGYGSQGHAHALNLKDSGCDVIIGLYEGSKSWAKAEAQGFQVYTAAEAAKQADIIMVLINDEKQAAMYKESIEPNLEEGNMLMFAHGFAIHFGQIVPPKGVDVTMVAPKGPGHTVRSEYEAGKGVPSLVAVYQDATGKALDKALAYSLGIGGARAGVLETTFRTETETDLFGEQAVLCGGVCALMQAGFETLVEAGYDARNAYFECIHEMKLIVDLIYQSGFAGMRYSISNTAEYGDYITGPKIITEDTKKAMKKILSDIQDGTFAKDFLLDMSEAGGQAHFRAMRKLAAEHPAEVVGEEVRKLYSWSDEDKLINN, from the coding sequence ATGGCAGCAAGAATTTATTATCAGGAAGATTGTAATCTTTCATTATTGGAAGGAAAAAAAATCGCAGTAATCGGATATGGAAGCCAGGGACATGCACATGCCCTGAACTTAAAAGATTCCGGATGCGATGTTATCATCGGACTTTATGAGGGAAGTAAATCCTGGGCAAAAGCAGAAGCGCAGGGATTTCAGGTTTATACCGCAGCAGAAGCTGCAAAACAGGCTGATATCATCATGGTTTTGATCAATGATGAAAAACAGGCAGCAATGTATAAAGAATCGATCGAACCGAACTTGGAAGAGGGCAATATGCTGATGTTCGCCCATGGTTTTGCTATCCATTTCGGACAGATTGTTCCTCCGAAGGGCGTTGATGTAACAATGGTCGCTCCGAAAGGACCTGGACATACAGTGAGAAGCGAATATGAAGCTGGAAAAGGTGTTCCGTCTCTGGTCGCTGTATATCAGGATGCAACCGGAAAGGCACTTGACAAAGCACTCGCATACTCATTGGGAATCGGCGGAGCAAGAGCCGGTGTTCTGGAAACAACATTCAGAACAGAGACAGAGACAGACCTGTTCGGTGAGCAGGCAGTACTGTGCGGTGGTGTCTGTGCATTAATGCAGGCAGGTTTTGAGACGCTGGTGGAAGCAGGATATGATGCAAGAAATGCATATTTTGAATGTATCCATGAGATGAAACTGATCGTAGACCTGATTTATCAGTCAGGATTTGCAGGCATGAGATATTCTATCTCCAACACTGCTGAGTACGGCGATTATATCACGGGACCGAAGATCATCACAGAGGACACGAAGAAAGCAATGAAGAAGATCCTGAGCGATATCCAGGATGGTACATTTGCAAAAGACTTCCTGCTTGATATGTCAGAGGCGGGCGGACAGGCTCACTTCAGAGCAATGAGAAAACTCGCCGCAGAACATCCTGCAGAAGTAGTGGGTGAAGAAGTGCGTAAGCTGTACAGCTGGAGCGACGAAGATAAACTGATCAATAACTAA
- a CDS encoding LysR family transcriptional regulator: protein MDQNLSLYRIFYTVANTQNISKAASELFISQPAISKSLRKLEENLNLSLFLRNSRGVTLTAEGKTLYTYVSQAFDALQAGEEKLRQIQELGIGHIRIGVSSTLCKFTLLPYLEDFIKTHPHIRITIECQSTSHTLSLLRENKIDLGLIGRPETLPHLQFDSLGEIEDIFVATGTYLTNLTLRSADGNADIFKNATLMLLDKGNITRQYIDDYLALNHIETSNVLEISTMDLLIEFAKISLGVACVIKQFVQNELTSGELLEIPLEYPIRKREIGFAYPRQASQPGAVRKFIDFCLKKRA, encoded by the coding sequence ATGGATCAAAATTTGTCCCTCTACCGGATTTTTTATACCGTTGCCAACACACAAAACATCTCCAAAGCCGCATCGGAACTCTTTATCAGCCAGCCGGCGATCAGCAAATCACTCCGAAAGCTGGAAGAAAACTTAAATCTTTCGCTGTTTCTCCGAAACTCGCGCGGTGTCACGCTCACAGCGGAGGGGAAAACACTCTATACTTATGTATCTCAGGCATTCGACGCCCTGCAGGCGGGTGAAGAAAAACTGCGGCAGATTCAGGAACTCGGAATCGGTCATATCCGCATAGGAGTGAGCTCAACACTGTGCAAATTCACACTGCTTCCCTATCTGGAAGACTTTATCAAAACACATCCTCATATCAGGATCACCATCGAGTGTCAGTCTACCAGTCATACACTGTCTCTGCTCCGGGAAAACAAAATCGATCTGGGCCTGATCGGACGTCCGGAAACCCTTCCTCACCTGCAATTTGATTCACTCGGTGAGATCGAGGACATTTTTGTCGCCACCGGTACCTACCTTACAAACCTTACTCTGCGCTCAGCGGACGGCAATGCAGACATCTTTAAAAATGCCACACTCATGCTGCTCGATAAAGGCAATATCACACGTCAGTATATCGATGATTATCTGGCGCTCAATCACATTGAGACCAGTAACGTGCTTGAGATCTCCACGATGGACCTGCTGATTGAATTTGCAAAGATCAGCCTCGGCGTTGCCTGTGTCATCAAGCAGTTTGTCCAAAATGAGCTGACCTCAGGAGAACTCCTGGAGATTCCGCTGGAATATCCCATCCGGAAGCGTGAGATAGGTTTTGCCTATCCCCGCCAGGCAAGTCAGCCGGGGGCTGTCCGGAAATTTATCGACTTCTGTCTGAAAAAGAGGGCCTAG
- a CDS encoding 2-isopropylmalate synthase, whose product MMNHKKYQRQYFMPPTECMDWTKKEYIEKAPIWCSVDLRDGNQALVIPMSLDQKVEFFKLLVDVGFKEIEVGFPAASDTEYIFLRTLIEQNLIPDDVTIQVLTQAREHIIRKTFEALEGAKKAVVHVYNSTSLAQREQVFRKSKAEILQIAVDGAKLLKKLADETDGNFLFEYSPESFTGTEPEYALDVVNAVLDVWKPTPDKKAIINLPVTVQHSLPHVYASQIEYMCKNMKYRENVVVSLHPHNDRGCGVADSELGILAGADRIEGTLFGNGERTGNVDIVTLAMNMYAQGVDPELNFENMPDICEKYEEYTGMQIDARSPYSGSLVFAAFSGSHQDAIAKGMKWIDEKTPDRWTVPYLPIDPTDIGRNYDADVIRINSQSGKGGVGYILETKYGLCLPAKMREAMGYAAKAVSDHTHKELHPDEIFELFKKEYENITEPYNVVEVHFQQRDGITTQVTSVHNSETIVTEAVGNGRLDAVSNALKKAYGLEYELVTYQEHALEKSSSSRAIAYVGVKGSQDRMAWGAAVDPDIIRASIDALVTAINNLVKHH is encoded by the coding sequence ATGATGAATCACAAAAAGTATCAGCGGCAATATTTTATGCCGCCCACAGAATGTATGGACTGGACAAAAAAAGAGTATATTGAAAAAGCGCCGATCTGGTGCAGCGTTGACCTTCGCGACGGCAATCAGGCTCTGGTCATCCCTATGAGTCTTGACCAGAAAGTTGAGTTTTTCAAATTGCTTGTTGACGTGGGATTTAAAGAGATTGAAGTGGGTTTTCCCGCAGCTTCTGATACGGAATACATTTTTCTTCGAACGTTGATCGAACAGAATCTGATCCCGGATGACGTGACGATTCAGGTACTGACACAGGCAAGGGAACATATTATTCGAAAAACTTTTGAGGCTTTGGAAGGTGCAAAAAAAGCTGTTGTTCATGTCTACAATTCAACTTCTCTGGCACAGAGAGAGCAGGTATTTCGTAAATCAAAAGCAGAAATTTTGCAGATTGCAGTCGATGGGGCAAAACTTTTGAAAAAGCTGGCAGATGAAACGGATGGAAATTTCCTGTTCGAATACAGTCCGGAGAGTTTCACCGGGACGGAACCGGAATATGCACTGGACGTAGTAAATGCAGTTTTGGATGTATGGAAACCAACGCCGGATAAAAAAGCGATCATTAATCTTCCCGTAACAGTACAGCATTCATTGCCGCATGTTTATGCAAGTCAGATCGAATATATGTGTAAAAACATGAAATATCGTGAAAATGTTGTGGTATCCCTTCATCCCCACAATGACAGGGGATGCGGTGTCGCAGACTCTGAGCTGGGAATTCTGGCAGGGGCGGACCGTATAGAAGGAACCTTGTTTGGAAATGGAGAACGCACAGGAAATGTGGATATAGTTACATTAGCAATGAATATGTATGCACAGGGGGTAGATCCGGAACTGAACTTTGAGAATATGCCGGATATCTGTGAGAAGTATGAAGAATATACCGGCATGCAGATCGATGCAAGAAGCCCGTACAGCGGTTCACTGGTATTTGCTGCATTCTCCGGTTCGCATCAGGATGCAATTGCAAAAGGTATGAAATGGATCGATGAAAAGACACCTGATCGCTGGACGGTGCCGTATCTGCCAATCGACCCCACAGATATTGGAAGAAACTACGATGCAGATGTGATCCGCATAAACAGCCAGTCCGGAAAGGGCGGTGTCGGATATATCCTTGAAACAAAATATGGACTTTGCCTTCCGGCAAAGATGCGGGAGGCAATGGGTTACGCTGCAAAAGCAGTCTCAGACCACACGCACAAAGAACTGCATCCGGATGAAATATTTGAACTGTTTAAGAAAGAATACGAGAATATCACAGAACCTTATAATGTTGTTGAGGTTCATTTCCAGCAGAGAGATGGAATCACAACGCAGGTAACTTCTGTCCATAACAGTGAGACGATTGTCACAGAAGCAGTTGGAAACGGACGTCTCGACGCGGTCAGCAATGCCCTGAAAAAAGCGTATGGTCTGGAATACGAGCTGGTTACTTATCAGGAACATGCACTTGAAAAGAGTTCCAGCTCCAGAGCGATTGCATATGTCGGTGTGAAAGGAAGCCAGGATCGGATGGCATGGGGAGCTGCAGTTGATCCGGATATTATCAGGGCATCTATTGATGCACTGGTGACAGCTATCAATAATCTGGTAAAACATCATTAA
- a CDS encoding chromate transporter gives MIYIQLFLSFLQIGMFSFGGGYAAMPLIKEQVVNVHSWLTLGEFTDLITISQMTPGPIAINSATFVGLKIAGIGGAVIATVGCILPSCILVLLLAFIYLKYRKMNMLQGILDSLRPAVVAMIASAGISILLSAFFGSEALHLKNIRFDAVIIFIIAVILLKVKNKNPILVMVMCGVMEVLYSVVKGVIV, from the coding sequence ATGATTTATATCCAACTGTTTTTAAGCTTTCTGCAGATCGGCATGTTCAGCTTCGGCGGCGGATATGCAGCAATGCCTCTGATCAAGGAGCAGGTGGTGAATGTTCATTCGTGGCTGACACTGGGAGAGTTCACGGATCTGATCACGATATCACAGATGACCCCGGGACCGATCGCCATCAATTCGGCTACCTTCGTCGGACTTAAGATAGCCGGAATCGGCGGGGCAGTTATCGCTACTGTCGGATGCATCCTCCCATCCTGTATTCTTGTTCTGCTGCTTGCCTTTATCTACCTGAAATACAGAAAAATGAATATGCTGCAGGGGATTCTGGATTCGCTTCGGCCGGCGGTTGTTGCCATGATTGCTTCAGCGGGTATCAGTATCCTGCTGTCAGCATTTTTTGGCAGCGAGGCCTTGCATCTCAAGAATATCAGATTCGATGCCGTGATTATTTTTATCATAGCTGTGATTCTGCTGAAGGTAAAGAACAAAAACCCAATCCTTGTGATGGTGATGTGTGGTGTGATGGAAGTGCTGTATTCGGTTGTAAAAGGAGTGATTGTATGA
- a CDS encoding ABC transporter ATP-binding protein: MGTAISLKNVTKHFDTFTLNNVTLDIPKGCIVGLVGENGAGKTTLLKLILQLFHCDGGEIRIDGVLMDELPVNWKNNVGAVITGLDFASGMCAVDVGKCMHSVFAGWQQETYEQYLKRFHIDPDKKIKDYSQGMKMKLNIIIAMSHNASLLIMDEATSGLDPVVRDDILELLLEFIQDEEHTVLISSHITSDLEKAADYIAYLDNGELRFCLNKDEMLYDYGVVRCTREDYEQLPKKHVKGVRRNHFEYEVLVENRMQIKSRFPKLAVDTTNIEEIILFMVKGERV, from the coding sequence ATGGGAACGGCAATCAGTTTAAAAAATGTAACAAAGCATTTTGATACCTTTACACTGAACAATGTGACACTGGATATCCCCAAAGGATGTATCGTGGGCCTGGTAGGAGAAAACGGAGCAGGGAAGACAACGCTTTTAAAACTTATTCTGCAACTGTTCCACTGTGACGGAGGTGAGATCAGAATTGACGGTGTTTTAATGGATGAACTGCCAGTCAACTGGAAAAATAATGTGGGGGCAGTGATCACAGGGCTCGATTTTGCATCTGGCATGTGTGCGGTTGATGTTGGGAAATGTATGCATTCGGTTTTTGCCGGATGGCAGCAGGAGACGTATGAGCAGTATCTGAAAAGGTTTCACATCGATCCGGATAAAAAAATCAAAGACTACTCTCAGGGGATGAAAATGAAACTGAACATTATCATTGCCATGTCTCATAATGCCAGCCTGCTGATTATGGATGAGGCAACGAGTGGCCTGGATCCGGTGGTGAGGGATGATATTCTGGAACTGCTGCTGGAGTTCATTCAGGATGAAGAACATACGGTTTTGATCTCTTCACATATTACGAGCGATCTGGAAAAAGCCGCAGATTATATAGCCTATCTTGACAATGGAGAACTGAGGTTTTGCCTGAACAAAGATGAGATGCTATATGACTACGGTGTGGTGCGCTGTACTCGTGAGGATTACGAACAGCTGCCGAAAAAACATGTAAAAGGTGTCCGGAGAAATCATTTCGAATATGAAGTGCTGGTAGAAAACCGTATGCAGATAAAAAGCAGATTCCCAAAACTGGCTGTCGATACGACGAATATAGAGGAAATTATTCTGTTTATGGTAAAGGGGGAGAGGGTATGA
- a CDS encoding ABC-2 transporter permease, with protein MRGLLLKDFYMQKLYVKQYLGTILLFGVIAVMLKSPTYMIFLGLMLGLTQIFSVISIDESGGFTYCLTLPVNRRKIVQEKYLLFLIELLLIFTVTAVIGAVIAAINGILLREWLPQALGGGVFYLVALSIIIPASLKWKVEKARILLLAVILIPGAMILLGSRVLTPDTKRSLLTWITGGISGITATAVGILLLAVIITVSYQISVKIFQKKEF; from the coding sequence ATGAGAGGATTGCTTTTGAAAGATTTTTATATGCAGAAACTGTATGTGAAACAGTATCTGGGGACCATACTGCTCTTTGGGGTGATTGCAGTTATGCTGAAAAGTCCTACGTATATGATTTTCCTCGGACTGATGCTGGGCCTGACACAGATCTTTTCTGTGATTTCCATTGACGAGTCAGGGGGATTTACTTATTGCTTGACACTGCCGGTAAATCGTAGGAAAATAGTACAAGAGAAATATCTGCTGTTCTTAATAGAACTCTTATTGATCTTTACAGTGACAGCGGTTATCGGTGCCGTTATTGCAGCAATAAATGGCATTTTGCTGCGGGAATGGCTGCCGCAGGCACTTGGAGGAGGCGTTTTTTATCTGGTGGCGCTGTCCATTATCATTCCGGCCTCACTGAAATGGAAGGTTGAAAAGGCGCGTATTCTGCTGCTTGCGGTGATTCTGATTCCGGGAGCGATGATTTTACTGGGGAGCAGAGTACTGACACCTGATACTAAGCGAAGTCTTTTGACATGGATTACCGGAGGAATATCGGGCATAACAGCAACCGCAGTCGGTATACTGCTGCTGGCTGTGATCATAACTGTCTCCTATCAGATCTCAGTTAAGATATTTCAGAAAAAAGAATTTTAA
- a CDS encoding chromate transporter: MKEKRHILGKLFLSTLYLSAFTFGGGYVIVTLMKKKFVDDFGWIDEDEMLDLVAIAQSAPGAIAVNGAIVMGYKIAGVLGALVSIAATILPPFVIISLISLCYEAFNSNPCVQMMLNGMQSGVGAVIAVVVYEMGYGIVHAKNAVSIVIMCAAFAATCIFGVNVVLVVIACALLGVIRTLLERRKGS; encoded by the coding sequence ATGAAAGAGAAGCGGCATATTTTAGGAAAGTTATTTTTATCAACGCTGTATCTGAGTGCATTTACATTTGGAGGCGGATACGTCATTGTGACATTGATGAAGAAAAAATTTGTGGATGATTTTGGTTGGATTGATGAGGATGAGATGCTGGACCTGGTTGCGATCGCGCAGTCTGCACCTGGGGCGATCGCAGTAAACGGGGCGATCGTAATGGGGTATAAGATAGCTGGAGTTTTGGGTGCGCTTGTGAGTATAGCTGCAACAATCCTGCCGCCGTTTGTGATCATTTCCCTGATTTCCCTCTGCTATGAGGCGTTTAACAGCAATCCCTGCGTGCAGATGATGCTGAACGGCATGCAGTCAGGCGTAGGGGCTGTGATCGCAGTGGTAGTATATGAAATGGGGTACGGTATCGTACACGCGAAAAATGCCGTATCCATCGTCATCATGTGTGCGGCATTTGCAGCAACCTGTATATTTGGCGTGAATGTTGTATTGGTTGTGATCGCATGCGCACTGCTTGGTGTAATAAGGACACTTCTGGAGAGGAGGAAGGGATCATGA
- the ilvN gene encoding acetolactate synthase small subunit, with product MKRRVLSILVDNTSGVLSRVSGLFSRRGYNIDSLTVGVTANPRISRMTVVCSGDDLVLDQIMKQVEKLVDVRYVKVLKSDESVNRELMLIKIKVLPQQRQSVTTTAQIFRAKIVDVARESMIIELTGSQDKLEAFLDILGEYEILEVARTGLAGLARGSEDVRFF from the coding sequence ATGAAGCGAAGAGTATTATCCATATTAGTTGACAACACATCCGGTGTGCTGAGCCGTGTTTCCGGTCTGTTCAGCCGCAGAGGCTATAATATCGACAGCCTTACTGTTGGCGTGACGGCAAACCCGAGAATTTCCCGTATGACAGTAGTGTGCAGCGGGGATGATCTGGTGCTGGATCAGATTATGAAACAGGTGGAGAAGCTTGTTGATGTCCGATATGTAAAAGTACTGAAATCGGATGAGAGCGTCAACAGGGAATTGATGCTGATAAAGATCAAGGTTCTTCCGCAGCAGCGTCAGAGCGTTACCACAACCGCACAGATTTTCCGTGCAAAGATTGTTGACGTAGCAAGAGAATCCATGATCATTGAACTGACAGGCTCACAGGATAAACTGGAAGCATTTCTTGACATCCTGGGTGAGTATGAGATTCTGGAGGTCGCAAGGACAGGGTTAGCCGGTCTGGCCAGGGGATCAGAAGACGTACGTTTTTTTTAG
- the leuD gene encoding 3-isopropylmalate dehydratase small subunit, whose product MKANGTVFKYGDNVDTDVIIPARYLNSSDPAELATHCMEDIDRDFVKNVNKGDIIVANKNFGCGSSREHAPLAIKAAGVSCVIAETFARIFYRNAINIGLPIIECPEAAQGIEFGDEVEVDFDSGVITNKTKGTSFKGQPFPEFMQKIITSGGLVNYINAKK is encoded by the coding sequence ATGAAAGCAAACGGAACGGTATTTAAATACGGCGATAACGTAGATACGGATGTTATCATTCCTGCGCGTTATCTGAATTCTTCTGATCCGGCAGAACTGGCAACACACTGCATGGAGGATATTGACAGGGATTTTGTGAAGAATGTAAATAAAGGCGATATCATTGTGGCAAATAAAAATTTTGGCTGTGGATCTTCAAGAGAACATGCACCACTTGCGATAAAGGCAGCTGGTGTAAGTTGTGTTATAGCAGAGACATTTGCAAGGATTTTCTACAGAAATGCCATCAATATAGGTTTGCCGATTATTGAATGTCCGGAAGCAGCTCAGGGAATTGAATTCGGGGATGAGGTTGAAGTAGACTTCGACAGTGGTGTCATAACAAATAAAACCAAAGGCACTTCCTTTAAGGGGCAGCCCTTTCCGGAGTTTATGCAGAAAATCATCACAAGTGGCGGACTGGTAAACTACATCAATGCTAAAAAATAA
- a CDS encoding MATE family efflux transporter, giving the protein MNQEQEKRLGTMPAGKLLFQMALPAIAAQIINVLYNIVDRMYIGHIPDIGDKALTGVGVCMPLIMAISAFAALASMGSAPRASIMMGKGDEDAAEEIMNNSFIMLLILGVILTVAFLVFGRPILMMFGASENTIGYAIDYMRIYACGTLFVQLALGMNAFITAQGFAKTSMLTVLIGAVLNIILDPIFIFVFGMGVKGAALATILSQLVSAVWVLCFLRSKKTVLHIRPRYFRLRAKVIFPCVALGVSPFIMQFTEGVLSVCFNTQLLKYGGDLAVGAMTILNSAMQFSMLPLTGLTQGGQPIISYNYGAGNLKRVKHTFRLMLVSCLSYSVLVWAVCMFAPQVVIHMFTSKTELVAFTAEAIRVYMAVSLVFGAQIACQQTFIALGNAKTSVFLALLRKVFLLIPLIFVLPRVFTGSQTMAVFTAEPLADACAVSVTVILFIISFRKLMRGDKPILPNSH; this is encoded by the coding sequence ATGAACCAGGAACAAGAGAAAAGACTGGGCACAATGCCGGCAGGGAAGCTGTTATTTCAGATGGCCTTGCCGGCTATTGCGGCGCAGATCATAAACGTACTGTACAATATCGTAGACCGCATGTATATCGGACATATTCCGGATATCGGGGATAAGGCACTCACAGGAGTCGGCGTGTGCATGCCGCTGATTATGGCAATTTCAGCATTTGCAGCGCTGGCCAGTATGGGGAGTGCTCCGCGCGCATCCATTATGATGGGCAAAGGTGATGAGGACGCGGCTGAAGAGATCATGAACAACAGTTTCATCATGCTGCTGATTCTGGGTGTGATACTGACTGTTGCCTTTCTTGTATTCGGGCGTCCGATACTGATGATGTTCGGTGCAAGTGAAAATACAATCGGATACGCAATTGATTATATGCGGATTTATGCGTGCGGTACACTGTTTGTTCAGCTGGCACTCGGCATGAATGCGTTTATCACCGCACAGGGATTCGCCAAGACAAGTATGCTGACTGTTCTGATCGGTGCCGTATTGAATATCATACTGGATCCCATCTTCATCTTCGTGTTTGGCATGGGAGTGAAAGGTGCTGCGCTTGCGACGATTCTTTCGCAGCTGGTATCGGCGGTCTGGGTGCTGTGTTTTTTGCGTTCGAAAAAAACAGTACTACATATTCGGCCGAGATATTTCCGTCTGCGGGCGAAGGTGATCTTTCCCTGCGTCGCGCTTGGCGTGTCACCGTTTATCATGCAGTTTACAGAAGGTGTGCTGTCAGTATGTTTCAATACGCAGCTTCTGAAATACGGGGGTGATCTGGCGGTCGGTGCGATGACGATTCTGAACAGTGCCATGCAGTTCTCCATGCTGCCTCTGACGGGACTGACACAGGGAGGCCAGCCCATCATCAGCTACAATTACGGGGCCGGGAATCTGAAGCGGGTGAAACATACGTTCAGGCTGATGCTGGTCAGCTGCCTGTCGTATTCTGTTCTGGTATGGGCAGTCTGCATGTTTGCGCCTCAGGTTGTAATACATATGTTTACATCAAAAACAGAGCTTGTAGCATTCACCGCTGAAGCAATCCGTGTGTATATGGCAGTCTCATTAGTTTTTGGAGCGCAGATCGCCTGCCAACAGACATTTATCGCTCTGGGGAATGCAAAAACTTCTGTTTTTCTGGCGCTGCTGAGAAAAGTCTTTCTTCTGATACCGCTTATATTCGTACTGCCCAGGGTATTTACCGGGAGTCAGACGATGGCGGTATTTACAGCAGAACCTCTTGCAGACGCATGCGCGGTCAGTGTGACGGTGATTCTGTTTATTATTTCTTTCCGGAAGCTGATGCGCGGTGATAAGCCAATCCTGCCAAATAGCCATTGA
- the leuC gene encoding 3-isopropylmalate dehydratase large subunit, with protein MGMTMTQKILAAHAGLDKVEAGQLIEADLDLVLGNDITSPVAIHEMDKMTVDTVFNKDKVALVMDHFIPNKDIKSAEHCKCVREFACKHDITNYFDVGEMGIEHALLPEKGLVVAGDTVIGADSHTCTYGALGAFSTGVGSTDMAAGMATGKAWFKVPSAIKFNIVGKPSKWVSGKDVILHIIGMIGVDGARYKSMEFVGEGISGLSMDDRFTIANMAIEAGGKNGIFPVDEKAVAYMKEHSIREFKVYEADEDAVYDEEYTIDLSEMKPTIAFPHLPENTKTIDEIREDVLIDQSVIGSCTNGRIDDLRIAAEILKERKVKKGVRCIVIPATQKIYLQAMEEGLLKIFIEAGAVVSTPTCGPCLGGYMGILAEGERCISTTNRNFVGRMGHVKSEVYLASPAVAAASAVTGKISAPTELGL; from the coding sequence ATGGGTATGACTATGACGCAGAAGATTCTGGCTGCACATGCAGGGCTGGACAAAGTTGAAGCGGGTCAGTTAATTGAGGCAGATCTGGATCTGGTGCTTGGAAATGATATCACTTCACCGGTTGCCATTCATGAGATGGATAAGATGACGGTAGATACCGTATTTAATAAAGATAAGGTGGCTCTGGTTATGGACCACTTTATTCCGAACAAGGATATTAAATCAGCGGAACACTGCAAATGTGTACGTGAATTTGCATGTAAACACGATATCACCAATTATTTTGATGTGGGAGAGATGGGGATAGAACATGCACTTCTTCCGGAGAAAGGCCTGGTTGTGGCTGGAGACACTGTGATTGGGGCAGACTCACATACGTGTACATACGGCGCGCTTGGAGCATTTTCAACGGGCGTGGGAAGTACGGATATGGCTGCCGGCATGGCAACTGGCAAAGCATGGTTTAAAGTTCCGTCTGCCATCAAATTTAATATTGTAGGAAAACCATCCAAATGGGTGAGCGGAAAAGATGTGATTCTTCATATCATTGGCATGATCGGTGTGGATGGTGCACGATATAAATCCATGGAATTCGTCGGAGAAGGAATCTCCGGTTTGTCCATGGATGACAGATTTACAATTGCAAACATGGCGATCGAGGCTGGCGGAAAGAACGGCATTTTCCCTGTAGATGAAAAAGCAGTAGCCTATATGAAAGAGCATTCTATACGCGAATTTAAAGTTTATGAGGCAGATGAAGATGCAGTGTATGATGAAGAATATACGATCGATCTGTCAGAAATGAAGCCGACGATCGCATTTCCTCATCTTCCGGAAAATACAAAAACCATCGACGAGATCAGGGAAGATGTGCTCATCGATCAGTCCGTCATCGGATCCTGTACCAATGGCAGGATTGACGATCTGAGAATCGCAGCTGAGATCCTTAAAGAGCGCAAGGTGAAAAAGGGAGTTCGCTGTATTGTAATTCCGGCAACACAGAAAATTTATCTTCAGGCTATGGAAGAGGGACTGCTGAAGATCTTCATCGAAGCAGGTGCCGTTGTCAGTACACCGACCTGCGGACCGTGTCTGGGCGGTTATATGGGCATTCTGGCTGAGGGGGAAAGATGTATATCCACGACAAACCGCAATTTTGTCGGAAGAATGGGTCACGTAAAATCAGAGGTATATCTGGCTAGTCCTGCTGTTGCAGCAGCCAGCGCTGTGACAGGGAAAATTTCTGCACCGACAGAACTTGGATTATAG